The Mixophyes fleayi isolate aMixFle1 chromosome 1, aMixFle1.hap1, whole genome shotgun sequence genome includes a region encoding these proteins:
- the LOC142151786 gene encoding olfactory receptor 6N1-like — MGDNQTFVTEFIILGFPSLKKIYPFMFLLFLIIYVFTVTGNIIIFITVLTHYKLQIPMFYLLNHLSAMEILYTSVIIPKMLSSFVTKSQSISFNNCMIQLYLFSSLGASECYLLTAMAYDRYLAICKPLHYSSKMTNATSLQMASGSWVGGFISPILPVALISKLVFCGPNQVNYFYCDAQPLLKLACSSTQFTETAISILATGLIFSSFLLTVLSYIFIISTIIQIPSATGRKKAFSTCASHLTVVMIYYGTITAMYMQPMSRFSLDMNKVLSLLYTVVTPMLNPIIYSLRNKEMKHSLNKVFKRVKKGSDEE; from the coding sequence ATGGGAGATAATCAAACTTTTGTGACAGAATTCATAATTTTGGGGTTCCCCAGCCTGAAGAAAATCTACCCTTTTATGTTCCTGCTTTTCCTAATCATCTATGTTTTCACTGTCACTGGGAACATAATCATCTTCATAACTGTACTTACACACTACAAGCTGCAAATCCCTATGTTTTATCTACTTAATCACCTGTCTGCTATGGAGATCTTGTACACTTCAGTAATTATCCCCAAAATGCTGTCCAGCTTTGTGACGAAAAGCCAGAGTATTTCTTTTAACAACTGCATGATTCAGCTGTATCTCTTCAGTTCTCTTGGAGCATCCGAATGTTATTTACTTACTGCCATGGCGTATGATAGATATCTAGCTATTTGCAAACCGCTGCATTATTCTTCCAAAATGACCAATGCAACCTCACTACAAATGGCCTCTGGATCTTGGGTTGGTGGTTTCATTTCACCAATCCTTCCCGTCGCTTTAATATCGAAGCTTGTTTTTTGTGGCCCTAATCAAGTGAACTACTTCTACTGTGATGCTCAACCTCTTCTCAAACTTGCTTGCAGCAGTACCCAATTTACAGAGACAGCAATCTCTATATTGGCTACCGGCCTTATATTTAGCTCCTTCCTCCTTACTGTCCTCTCGTACATATTCATTATCTCCACTATTATACAGATTCCCTCAGCCACTGGGAGGAAAAAGGCCTTCTCTACTTGTGCCTCTCACCTAACTGTCGTCATGATTTACTACGGTACCATAACTGCCATGTACATGCAGCCCATGTCTAGATTTTCTTTAGATATGAACAAGGTGTTATCTTTACTATATACAGTTGTAACTCCTATGCTGAATCCTATTATATACAGTTTAAGGAATAAGGAGATGAAGCATTCTCTGAACAAGGTTTTTAAAAGAGTGAAAAAAGGAAGTGATGAAGAATAA